The following coding sequences are from one Treponema parvum window:
- the flgG gene encoding flagellar basal-body rod protein FlgG has translation MVRSLWTAATGMNGQQSNIDAISNNLANVNTTGFKQQRVEFEDLIYQNLKLAGTPATEDTVTPVGVQQGAGTKVAATQRVFTQGSLQNTGVDTDLAIVGDGFFRVQQYDGSYAYTRDGSFKVDMTGQLVNSNGLRVMPEIILPEGYDLHTLSISDDGRVSVKLNGDDVPTTVGQMELYRFPNAVGLKASGDNLYKVTNASGEAIPGRPGYEGMGVTKHKFVEMSNVSVVNEMVQMIVAQRAYEFNSKAIQTSDTMLSTAVNLKR, from the coding sequence ATGGTAAGAAGCCTTTGGACAGCCGCAACTGGAATGAACGGTCAGCAGTCGAATATCGACGCTATTTCCAATAATCTTGCGAACGTGAACACGACAGGTTTTAAACAGCAGCGTGTGGAATTTGAAGACTTGATATATCAGAATCTGAAGTTGGCGGGAACTCCCGCGACGGAAGACACCGTCACTCCCGTAGGTGTTCAGCAGGGAGCAGGTACGAAGGTCGCCGCTACGCAGCGCGTTTTCACCCAAGGATCTCTTCAAAATACGGGCGTGGACACGGATCTTGCGATAGTAGGAGACGGATTTTTTCGCGTGCAGCAATATGACGGAAGCTATGCCTATACGCGCGACGGTTCGTTTAAAGTCGACATGACGGGGCAACTTGTAAATTCAAACGGACTTCGCGTCATGCCTGAAATCATTCTGCCTGAAGGATACGATCTTCACACGCTCAGCATAAGCGACGACGGCCGAGTTTCCGTAAAGCTAAACGGCGACGACGTTCCCACTACGGTAGGACAGATGGAACTTTACCGGTTCCCGAATGCGGTAGGATTAAAGGCTTCGGGCGACAATCTTTATAAGGTAACGAACGCAAGCGGAGAAGCTATTCCCGGTCGTCCCGGTTATGAAGGAATGGGAGTTACAAAACACAAATTTGTAGAAATGTCCAATGTTTCGGTAGTGAACGAAATGGTACAGATGATTGTCGCTCAAAGAGCTTATGAATTCAACAGCAAGGCGATACAGACTTCCGATACCATGCTGAGCACTGCCGTAAATCTTAAAAGATAA
- a CDS encoding UvrD-helicase domain-containing protein: protein MYEYLSLLPKNLDDQQYAACCAEGNTIVAAGAGSGKTQVLATRFVWLVMSKKIPVEKILTLTFTNKAAAEMYVRIYQTLVFFAQNPDVPLEERERARRAVDDFLNSHIQTLDSYCASIVRQAANRYGIRPNFTIGSSDSLRIIKDLALPFILKYRNDQALVSFTKPGKFQDTVEKLFAQTISKYTSVADKNGFFSDKIAVQKELIISEWNKVFQPTESFYQCVNEIIEEYENAAPEKKASPYFENLYKVFPLNKFSSEELLKNIPSAPRMDDKSFENENTVKSVENFYKWLSKIDFNQRTKGYTKPLQSTIKRLREILNDKIRPLASYITQYENIKQLYELLDVFLCEVNNSKRGSGKLSFRDVGELALKILNEQEDIRSAEQNSYDMIMIDEFQDNNGKNRDLLFLLADGKDKLFFVGDEKQSIYKFRGADVSVFNELERDLSLEPLQMVYNYRSSSALLKAFNQIFGGYVEDDKTGNFTKISEISNALSAPLSDAAGKSEIWVFPEVPEHTFEASFTKKNIALKNYKADSSRAGYAGSESDGQGKLQAPVHFCMYNTNTEKYFDSLKASNLISDTETAEEAFLTAKDQCAYYIAQKIWELTSKKGADGKPVKFGDIAVLDRTRKDRSYLTRYLNRRGIPYTLDFHNSLFSEAPVNDIYNFLRLCIYPSDMRSFAAFLRSPFAGLSETSVETVLSCLIEDKDEKIASLLSEAEFEKYCKAKDIQSEFSKFAVSHPIAQTVSKLWYGYGYRFETLWNKTVATYSGQYDLLFELARRTDKDGKSLAWFVDNLALKKFQEISFLGDDSDLDSGEIDFPTEDIDAVKIMTIHKSKGLQFPFVFIYGCTEDPVTRGSTEKVFYSEKYGVTPNVNGSSENYFYKIQSEQAALQDIAEFKRLLYVGFTRAKEEVYVTGSWQRPKTARSVSKDSILEKIISYYYPDIAEDAESVLGKTVYNEKSIVKPTFDFTSIKPVHRLTLLRSSDAGRKNTAAAKQNFINEAEAFYANAELVKKEDVPLRYLSPSSLEISEEELIKTHLKASVIQPEKIFYEELNDLINKLQDKGFGFNDFGTLAHAYLEAYANGIAPENFTPQAVPAFHEARGISKSNIRKIRDICIQMTKQFEISNAGKLLKQSIMRKAEFKFLHNNGGKIVRGTIDLILKDPNGNIYIIDYKTDERIICEKYLAQQECYRKAAAEIFDTEENKIRCILFYLRYGKEIDITEML, encoded by the coding sequence ATGTACGAATATCTTTCTTTGCTTCCGAAAAACCTTGACGATCAACAATACGCGGCTTGTTGCGCCGAAGGCAATACGATTGTCGCGGCAGGCGCAGGATCGGGAAAAACTCAGGTTCTTGCTACAAGGTTCGTATGGCTTGTCATGAGCAAAAAGATTCCCGTAGAAAAAATTCTTACGCTCACATTTACAAACAAAGCGGCGGCGGAAATGTATGTGCGCATATACCAGACGCTTGTGTTTTTTGCCCAAAATCCGGACGTTCCTCTCGAAGAAAGAGAGCGTGCCAGGCGAGCCGTAGACGATTTTTTGAATTCTCACATACAGACCCTTGACTCGTACTGCGCAAGCATAGTACGTCAGGCGGCCAACCGTTACGGCATACGGCCCAATTTTACGATAGGATCTTCGGACAGCCTTAGAATCATAAAGGATCTCGCTCTGCCGTTCATTCTTAAATATAGAAACGACCAAGCCCTCGTATCCTTTACAAAGCCCGGAAAATTTCAAGATACGGTGGAAAAGCTGTTTGCGCAGACGATTTCAAAATATACTTCTGTCGCGGACAAAAACGGTTTTTTTTCAGATAAAATCGCCGTGCAAAAAGAACTGATAATATCCGAATGGAATAAAGTATTTCAGCCGACTGAATCTTTTTACCAATGCGTTAACGAAATTATCGAAGAATATGAAAACGCCGCTCCTGAAAAAAAAGCATCGCCGTACTTTGAAAACTTATATAAGGTATTTCCTCTCAACAAATTCTCTTCCGAAGAACTTTTAAAAAACATTCCCTCTGCGCCGCGCATGGACGATAAGAGTTTTGAAAATGAAAATACCGTAAAAAGCGTGGAAAATTTTTACAAATGGCTTTCGAAAATAGATTTTAACCAAAGAACAAAAGGATATACTAAGCCGCTGCAGTCAACGATAAAGCGCCTCAGAGAAATTCTAAACGATAAAATAAGACCGCTTGCATCATACATAACCCAGTATGAAAACATCAAGCAGCTCTACGAACTTTTGGACGTATTTTTGTGCGAGGTAAATAATTCCAAGAGAGGCAGCGGAAAACTTTCGTTCCGCGACGTAGGCGAGCTTGCGCTTAAAATCTTAAACGAACAAGAAGACATAAGAAGCGCCGAGCAAAATTCCTACGACATGATAATGATCGATGAATTTCAGGATAACAATGGAAAAAACCGTGATCTTCTTTTTTTGCTCGCAGACGGCAAAGATAAACTTTTTTTCGTAGGGGACGAAAAACAATCCATCTATAAATTCCGCGGAGCGGACGTTTCGGTTTTTAACGAACTGGAGCGCGATCTGTCTTTGGAACCTTTGCAGATGGTGTATAATTACAGGTCGAGCAGTGCGTTGCTAAAAGCCTTTAATCAAATTTTTGGCGGATACGTTGAAGACGATAAAACCGGAAATTTTACAAAAATTTCTGAAATTTCTAATGCGTTGAGCGCGCCTTTAAGCGATGCGGCCGGAAAATCCGAAATATGGGTATTTCCAGAAGTTCCGGAACACACATTCGAAGCCTCTTTTACAAAGAAAAACATAGCTTTAAAAAATTATAAAGCGGATAGTTCTCGTGCCGGTTATGCGGGCTCCGAATCTGACGGACAGGGAAAGCTCCAAGCGCCGGTGCATTTTTGCATGTATAACACGAATACGGAAAAATATTTTGACAGCCTCAAAGCGTCAAATCTTATTTCCGATACGGAAACGGCCGAAGAAGCCTTTCTAACAGCCAAAGACCAATGCGCGTATTATATAGCACAAAAAATATGGGAATTAACTTCAAAAAAAGGAGCGGACGGCAAGCCTGTGAAATTCGGCGACATAGCCGTGCTTGACAGGACAAGAAAAGACAGATCGTATCTTACGCGCTACTTAAACCGCAGAGGAATCCCTTATACGCTGGATTTTCACAATTCATTATTTTCGGAAGCGCCGGTAAACGACATATACAATTTTTTGCGTTTATGCATATATCCTTCGGACATGCGATCCTTTGCGGCTTTTTTGCGCTCTCCTTTCGCAGGGCTCTCGGAAACATCCGTAGAAACAGTCCTTTCATGCTTAATCGAAGACAAAGATGAAAAGATCGCATCCCTTTTATCAGAAGCGGAATTTGAAAAATACTGTAAAGCGAAAGACATTCAAAGCGAATTTTCAAAATTCGCCGTAAGCCATCCGATTGCGCAAACCGTTTCAAAACTGTGGTACGGATACGGCTATAGGTTTGAAACGCTGTGGAATAAAACCGTTGCGACGTATTCCGGCCAATATGATCTTTTATTCGAACTTGCGCGCCGGACAGACAAAGACGGTAAAAGTTTGGCGTGGTTTGTGGATAATCTTGCCTTAAAGAAATTCCAAGAAATTTCTTTTTTGGGAGACGATTCCGACCTTGACAGCGGAGAAATAGATTTTCCTACGGAAGACATCGACGCGGTAAAAATAATGACAATCCACAAAAGCAAAGGCCTTCAATTTCCGTTCGTCTTTATATACGGCTGTACCGAAGATCCCGTGACGCGCGGCAGTACCGAAAAAGTTTTTTACAGTGAAAAATACGGAGTTACTCCCAACGTAAACGGAAGCTCGGAAAATTATTTTTATAAGATACAAAGCGAACAGGCCGCCTTGCAGGACATCGCGGAATTCAAACGACTTCTTTACGTAGGATTCACCCGTGCAAAAGAAGAAGTATATGTTACAGGTTCGTGGCAGCGTCCCAAAACCGCCCGCAGCGTTTCAAAAGATTCGATACTCGAAAAGATAATATCATATTACTATCCTGACATTGCGGAGGATGCTGAAAGCGTATTGGGGAAAACGGTCTATAACGAAAAAAGTATTGTAAAACCGACGTTCGACTTTACGTCGATCAAGCCCGTCCATCGTCTTACGCTGCTAAGGTCATCGGACGCGGGTAGAAAAAATACCGCAGCAGCCAAACAAAATTTCATAAATGAAGCCGAAGCCTTTTATGCAAATGCAGAGCTCGTCAAAAAAGAAGACGTGCCTTTAAGATACCTTTCGCCGAGTTCGCTTGAAATATCGGAAGAAGAGCTTATAAAAACTCATCTCAAAGCTTCGGTAATTCAGCCTGAAAAAATATTTTACGAAGAACTGAACGATCTTATAAATAAATTACAGGATAAGGGATTCGGCTTTAATGATTTCGGAACACTGGCGCATGCCTATCTTGAAGCGTACGCAAACGGAATTGCGCCTGAAAATTTCACGCCTCAGGCGGTGCCGGCTTTTCATGAAGCTCGGGGAATTTCAAAGTCGAACATACGAAAAATCCGCGACATTTGCATTCAAATGACAAAGCAATTTGAAATTTCAAACGCCGGAAAGCTCCTTAAACAATCGATCATGCGAAAAGCGGAATTTAAATTTCTTCACAACAACGGCGGTAAAATTGTACGTGGAACGATCGACCTTATTTTAAAGGATCCCAACGGAAATATTTACATAATCGACTATAAGACCGACGAGCGGATCATATGCGAAAAATATTTAGCGCAGCAGGAATGCTATAGAAAGGCGGCCGCAGAGATATTCGATACTGAAGAAAATAAAATACGATGCATTTTATTCTACTTGCGGTACGGCAAAGAAATTGATATAACTGAGATGTTGTAA
- a CDS encoding rod-binding protein, translating to MTVGQIASSVMQGTESVQSAKFKNENKTFLNLISETRRLGRTDPAESESSPAKAEHPSVKTESSYAKTGISSNMIAENGRINGDWRSGFSGLYTSESDKNSLPVGAAANSSSYSADKKIDRTSKLYEKSLELESYFVKILVSSMRKTVLKSGGESSYAQSMYEDMMYDEYTTSLTKHAHFGLADQIYMELV from the coding sequence ATGACCGTAGGCCAAATTGCGTCTTCCGTAATGCAGGGAACTGAATCCGTTCAGTCCGCAAAATTTAAAAATGAAAACAAGACGTTTTTAAACCTTATATCCGAAACGCGTCGTTTGGGGCGGACGGATCCTGCGGAAAGCGAATCTTCTCCTGCAAAAGCCGAACATCCTTCTGTAAAAACGGAATCTTCCTATGCGAAAACCGGTATTTCGTCAAACATGATAGCGGAAAACGGGCGCATTAACGGCGATTGGCGTAGCGGATTTTCAGGTTTATACACGTCCGAAAGCGATAAAAACTCGCTTCCCGTCGGAGCGGCCGCAAATTCTTCATCATATTCCGCAGACAAAAAGATCGACAGAACAAGCAAACTTTATGAAAAATCGCTTGAGCTTGAATCTTATTTTGTAAAAATTCTTGTTTCTTCAATGCGGAAGACCGTTTTAAAATCCGGCGGGGAATCAAGCTATGCGCAGTCGATGTATGAAGATATGATGTACGACGAGTATACTACAAGCCTCACTAAACACGCTCATTTCGGACTTGCCGATCAGATCTATATGGAATTGGTTTAG
- a CDS encoding UDP-N-acetylmuramate--L-alanine ligase has translation MSKVNLPPDLNGVHIHFVGIKGTGMTALAEIIHGSGAVITGSDVSERFYTDDILDRLHIKPVPFSDKNITDDVSFVIYSSAYDPLKNPDLKEAVKRKLPLMLYSQVLGCLSENAYGCAVCGVHGKTTTTGLAGTILMQLPLASQVLAGSEITSFGGKCTFTSQRTRSSTKECLPAAAASTDGAAGGTTNGFPQDVSQAEKKYFVAETCEYQRHFMDFSPKKIILTSVESDHQDFYPTYEDILNAFVDFICKLPAGGQLIYCADDKGAASAALIAKERRPDIEFIPYGEKAVGGYRLSFGDLGDGYRNFTVEGIGDFKLYVPGKHLVLNASAAIALCCELLKDAGLFSRPLPENLFLSIAKGVSNFTGGRRRSEIVGSVKNKAGNSVIFIDDYGHHPTAIKTTLAGYREFYKGRKIIVDFMSHTYSRTAALLDDFASSFDSADEIVLHKIYASARENSKDFILDGMNLYTLAAKKYKKVYYFREILDAAPFLLEELRSDSGKEYPSGYLFVTMGAGDNWKIGKKLLEDLRGDAADSMSPKY, from the coding sequence ATGTCTAAAGTAAATTTACCTCCCGATCTGAACGGGGTTCACATACATTTTGTGGGAATAAAAGGAACAGGAATGACCGCTTTGGCGGAAATAATTCACGGATCGGGAGCCGTCATTACGGGAAGCGACGTAAGCGAACGCTTTTATACCGACGATATTTTAGACCGGCTGCACATAAAGCCTGTTCCTTTTTCCGATAAAAACATAACGGACGACGTCAGCTTTGTGATCTATTCTTCCGCTTACGACCCGCTAAAAAATCCCGATCTTAAAGAAGCCGTAAAAAGAAAATTGCCGCTAATGCTTTATTCACAGGTGCTCGGCTGCCTATCGGAAAACGCATACGGCTGCGCCGTATGCGGTGTACACGGAAAAACCACTACGACAGGCCTTGCGGGAACGATACTCATGCAGCTTCCGCTTGCGTCTCAAGTTCTTGCAGGCTCCGAAATAACTTCTTTCGGAGGAAAGTGTACGTTTACGAGCCAGCGGACAAGGAGCTCGACGAAGGAATGCTTGCCGGCAGCGGCTGCCTCCACGGATGGCGCCGCGGGCGGCACGACAAACGGTTTCCCTCAGGACGTCTCTCAGGCTGAAAAAAAATATTTTGTCGCCGAAACCTGCGAATATCAAAGACATTTTATGGATTTTTCACCAAAAAAAATTATTTTAACCAGCGTTGAAAGCGATCATCAGGATTTTTACCCGACTTACGAAGACATTTTAAACGCTTTTGTGGATTTTATCTGTAAACTGCCTGCAGGCGGACAACTGATATATTGCGCGGACGACAAGGGCGCCGCTTCCGCCGCTTTGATTGCTAAAGAACGCCGGCCTGACATAGAATTTATTCCTTACGGCGAAAAAGCCGTAGGCGGCTACAGGCTTTCTTTCGGAGATCTCGGCGACGGGTACAGAAATTTTACGGTGGAGGGGATAGGGGATTTTAAATTGTATGTGCCTGGGAAGCACTTGGTTCTTAACGCCTCTGCCGCTATTGCGCTTTGTTGTGAGCTTTTAAAAGATGCAGGGCTTTTTTCGCGCCCGCTGCCTGAAAATCTTTTTCTTTCAATAGCAAAGGGTGTTTCAAACTTTACAGGCGGCAGGCGCAGAAGCGAGATAGTCGGAAGCGTAAAAAACAAGGCGGGCAATTCCGTCATATTTATCGACGACTACGGCCATCATCCCACCGCGATTAAAACGACCCTCGCCGGTTACAGAGAATTCTATAAGGGTCGGAAGATTATCGTCGATTTTATGTCGCACACGTATTCCAGGACGGCGGCGCTTTTGGACGACTTCGCTTCGTCGTTCGACAGCGCGGACGAGATAGTCTTGCACAAAATTTACGCGTCAGCCCGTGAAAACAGCAAAGATTTTATCTTAGATGGTATGAATTTATATACACTTGCTGCAAAAAAGTATAAAAAAGTATACTACTTTAGAGAAATTCTTGACGCAGCGCCGTTTCTTTTGGAAGAATTACGCTCCGATTCCGGAAAAGAATATCCCTCAGGTTATCTTTTTGTTACTATGGGAGCCGGTGATAATTGGAAAATCGGAAAAAAATTACTTGAAGATCTGCGCGGCGACGCCGCTGACAGCATGTCGCCTAAGTATTAG
- a CDS encoding PD-(D/E)XK nuclease family protein: MSESESTGISDLIESTIKENLKNENVFFIFPTDTDASSWANWVITHTQKRAVPAERFIAWDKFKGESIRVVRKGKNSIPSLLRKLFAVHILEKNQEAVRSHLPPVFESLISTDFVDNSVSFSSWISGILPSLAVWKRYFDAADKSNEKNTLSDKENADLFKLYTEYGSFLETNGLFEPSWEEADFISDNKIYVIFFPDILEDFYEYRAAFEKAKENVKLIFMDDIDIKSPDGTLPLTLYTNSRTELRETALKIRRLHEKDGVEWTDIAINVPDMETYRPYVERELELYCIPFVVRSGSPYTRNCAGQIFCEIRACRQNDYSYDSVRALLTDGYVPWKEKQCNENLVREGCNRKCICSYKDESGRTVDVWEKALSSAVTKNTAQRELEMYRKLKKSIDRFCGAKTFAEIQNSWFAFKDLFLAEEEFSEESDLILGQCLSILASLSDIENTYDIHIKDPYSFFISELEEKTYQLQPKTDGVSVFAYKVSAASAVPHQFVIDANQKDLSIRHKPLSFLTKEKRKALGLEEGVPADRAFIRLYAKKSSYFSCAENSFSGFKIPHSFFNVGSGLDSDKAPYEEDFIKYEEAFFKSDFTGLGSKSGIPTPAVKPVSQSDFSKPGGNFPCRITEGQKECFERWKQVQVSADNDSKYFASETLAFKINYMLCEDRGKHTEPSSCDKIHVTESDMKQFFPCPRKWIFSRVLKLEEDSLDTDLMNPSDDGNICHKVLELFMNRHKGKQLPQTLEDGTFLNEEATVRPLVLECVEDAINSPEMSFSGSPLVSLVLESQKKSYADQTLELLKEFCKPPPHGFGGHVVYAAEEWFNEASLDGGEHYLMGKIDCILCDDAGGVSIVDYKLKNSPPLKDCIVAEGKDTATAELSDFQIPMYISLWNLKHKGKKSSVRNALFFTIRDKKKHFIVKEGEDTASKAQAATETAHADTAQATAGIAGTTHIASGTARAAKTKIKEVDIDGFNPTLECFNRYVKQFTEDVQSNNFSPKNKKVRPFKDCLGCVFSNICRTNFEISGEKI; this comes from the coding sequence ATGAGTGAAAGCGAAAGCACTGGAATTTCAGACCTGATAGAATCTACAATCAAAGAAAATTTAAAAAACGAAAATGTTTTTTTTATTTTTCCCACCGACACGGACGCGTCTTCTTGGGCGAACTGGGTTATAACGCATACTCAAAAGCGGGCCGTCCCAGCGGAACGTTTTATCGCATGGGATAAATTTAAAGGAGAATCTATACGAGTCGTACGCAAAGGGAAAAATTCAATTCCGTCTCTTTTGCGTAAACTTTTTGCCGTACACATCCTTGAAAAAAACCAGGAAGCGGTGCGCTCTCATCTTCCGCCGGTCTTTGAAAGCCTCATTTCCACGGATTTTGTCGATAATTCAGTTTCATTCAGCAGTTGGATTTCAGGAATTTTGCCTTCGCTTGCCGTGTGGAAAAGATATTTTGACGCCGCCGATAAATCGAACGAAAAAAACACGCTTTCGGACAAAGAAAACGCGGATCTTTTTAAGCTATACACGGAATACGGATCTTTTCTTGAAACGAACGGGCTTTTTGAGCCTTCGTGGGAAGAAGCAGACTTTATTTCCGACAATAAAATTTACGTGATATTTTTTCCGGACATTTTGGAAGATTTTTACGAGTACCGGGCCGCTTTTGAAAAGGCAAAGGAGAACGTAAAACTGATATTCATGGACGATATCGACATTAAAAGTCCGGACGGCACGTTGCCTTTGACGCTGTACACGAATTCCCGCACGGAATTGAGAGAAACCGCTTTAAAGATCAGACGGCTCCATGAAAAAGACGGCGTAGAGTGGACGGACATTGCAATAAACGTTCCCGACATGGAAACGTACAGGCCGTATGTGGAGCGCGAGCTTGAGCTTTATTGTATTCCATTTGTGGTACGATCCGGCTCTCCTTATACGCGAAATTGTGCGGGACAAATTTTTTGCGAAATCAGAGCATGCAGGCAAAACGATTATTCGTATGACAGCGTACGCGCTCTTTTAACTGACGGATACGTTCCGTGGAAAGAAAAACAATGCAACGAAAATCTTGTGCGCGAAGGCTGCAACAGAAAATGCATATGCTCCTACAAGGACGAGTCCGGCAGGACGGTAGACGTGTGGGAAAAAGCTCTTTCGTCGGCTGTGACGAAAAATACTGCACAGCGTGAACTTGAAATGTACCGCAAACTGAAAAAATCGATAGACAGATTTTGCGGCGCAAAGACCTTTGCCGAAATACAAAATTCATGGTTTGCATTCAAAGACCTTTTTCTTGCCGAAGAAGAGTTTTCCGAAGAATCTGACCTCATCTTGGGGCAATGTCTTTCAATCCTAGCCTCTCTTTCGGATATCGAAAACACATACGATATTCACATAAAGGATCCGTATTCATTTTTCATCTCGGAATTAGAAGAAAAAACTTATCAGCTGCAGCCTAAGACGGACGGAGTTTCGGTGTTCGCATACAAGGTTTCGGCGGCTTCGGCCGTACCGCACCAGTTTGTAATAGACGCCAATCAAAAAGATCTGTCTATAAGACACAAACCTCTTTCCTTTTTAACAAAGGAAAAACGGAAAGCACTGGGCTTGGAAGAAGGCGTTCCCGCAGATCGTGCTTTTATAAGGCTTTATGCAAAAAAATCGTCTTATTTTTCATGTGCGGAAAACAGTTTTTCGGGTTTTAAGATTCCGCACAGTTTTTTTAACGTAGGGAGCGGCTTGGATAGCGACAAAGCGCCGTATGAAGAAGATTTTATAAAATACGAAGAGGCTTTTTTTAAATCCGACTTTACAGGACTTGGTTCAAAATCCGGCATCCCAACCCCAGCTGTAAAACCCGTTTCACAATCGGACTTTTCAAAACCCGGCGGAAATTTTCCCTGCCGCATCACCGAAGGGCAAAAAGAATGCTTTGAACGCTGGAAACAAGTGCAAGTTTCCGCAGATAACGATTCAAAATATTTTGCATCCGAAACGCTTGCCTTTAAAATAAACTATATGCTTTGCGAAGATCGCGGTAAACACACGGAGCCTTCTTCATGCGACAAAATTCATGTAACGGAAAGCGACATGAAGCAATTTTTTCCGTGTCCGCGCAAGTGGATTTTTTCGCGCGTGCTTAAGCTTGAAGAAGACTCTTTGGACACGGACTTAATGAATCCGAGCGACGACGGAAACATATGTCATAAAGTGCTCGAACTTTTTATGAACAGACACAAAGGAAAACAGCTTCCCCAAACGCTCGAAGATGGAACTTTTTTGAACGAAGAGGCAACCGTAAGACCGCTGGTGCTGGAATGCGTTGAAGACGCCATAAACTCCCCTGAAATGTCGTTTAGCGGAAGCCCTCTGGTAAGTTTAGTCCTCGAATCGCAAAAAAAATCCTATGCCGATCAGACACTTGAGCTTTTAAAAGAATTTTGCAAACCGCCTCCTCACGGTTTTGGAGGGCACGTTGTGTACGCTGCCGAAGAATGGTTTAACGAGGCGTCTTTGGACGGCGGTGAACATTATCTTATGGGAAAGATCGACTGTATACTGTGCGATGACGCAGGCGGCGTTAGCATTGTCGATTACAAGCTGAAAAACTCGCCGCCGCTTAAAGACTGCATAGTCGCGGAGGGCAAAGATACGGCTACGGCAGAGCTTTCGGACTTTCAAATCCCCATGTACATTTCTCTGTGGAATTTAAAACATAAAGGTAAAAAATCCTCCGTGCGCAACGCGCTTTTTTTTACGATCAGGGACAAAAAAAAGCATTTTATAGTAAAAGAAGGCGAAGATACGGCAAGCAAGGCGCAAGCGGCGACGGAAACGGCTCATGCAGATACGGCGCAAGCCACGGCGGGCATTGCGGGCACAACACATATTGCATCGGGGACTGCAAGAGCGGCAAAAACGAAAATAAAAGAAGTCGACATCGACGGCTTCAATCCTACGCTGGAATGTTTTAACCGCTATGTGAAACAGTTTACCGAAGACGTACAAAGCAATAATTTTTCGCCGAAAAATAAAAAAGTAAGACCATTTAAAGACTGTTTAGGCTGCGTATTTTCAAATATCTGCAGAACGAATTTCGAAATATCGGGAGAAAAAATTTAA
- a CDS encoding YicC family protein, translating into MTSMTGYAYKELSTNEVNVCVEIRSVNSRFLDLSVNLPPYLGSLESRFRSMILQFVRRGKVDVSVRIKNFSSNGTVFADIETATAYYKAIRDIARAVGRNEKDVSLDVLMSQPGILSMNQEYDVEKYWNLILPVFTQALDAFSADKKREGSELLKDLSVQLKKLDSAASFFKDWQPKMELYFKDLLTSKFKELIPSPVDFGPYAGAGREEADLSEQRIMAEVAAMIVKYTINEEVVRFCSHLLSLHNEIENEDFPGKRIDFICQEINREINTIGSKNQFAKVSAMVVSAKEALENIREQARNVE; encoded by the coding sequence ATGACAAGTATGACAGGTTATGCGTACAAAGAGCTTTCCACAAACGAAGTGAATGTCTGTGTTGAAATACGATCGGTTAATTCCAGATTTTTGGATCTGTCCGTAAATCTGCCTCCGTATCTCGGCAGTCTTGAAAGCCGTTTTCGCTCTATGATTTTACAATTCGTGCGGCGCGGCAAGGTGGACGTATCCGTCCGCATAAAAAATTTCAGTTCGAACGGCACTGTTTTTGCCGATATTGAAACGGCAACGGCGTATTACAAGGCTATACGGGATATAGCCCGTGCCGTAGGAAGAAATGAAAAAGACGTGTCCTTGGACGTTTTGATGTCGCAGCCCGGAATCCTGAGCATGAATCAGGAATACGACGTTGAAAAATACTGGAATTTGATTTTGCCTGTTTTTACCCAAGCTTTAGATGCGTTTTCCGCCGATAAAAAACGCGAAGGAAGCGAACTTCTTAAAGATTTATCCGTGCAGCTTAAAAAACTTGATTCGGCCGCTTCTTTCTTTAAAGACTGGCAGCCTAAAATGGAACTTTATTTTAAAGATCTTCTCACTTCGAAGTTCAAAGAGCTTATACCCAGTCCGGTCGATTTTGGGCCTTATGCGGGAGCCGGCCGTGAAGAAGCGGACTTGAGCGAGCAGCGCATTATGGCCGAAGTTGCGGCTATGATCGTTAAGTATACGATAAACGAAGAAGTAGTGCGTTTTTGCAGTCATCTTTTATCGCTTCACAACGAGATAGAAAACGAGGACTTTCCCGGAAAAAGGATAGACTTCATATGCCAGGAGATAAACAGGGAGATAAACACTATCGGAAGTAAAAACCAGTTTGCAAAGGTGAGCGCTATGGTAGTTTCGGCAAAAGAGGCTCTTGAAAATATACGCGAACAGGCGCGCAACGTAGAGTAA